A stretch of DNA from Fodinicurvata sediminis DSM 21159:
ATTGTGCGGCCAGGTTATGCATGTGCTGGGTCGAGTATAGCGGGTGCATCGGAAACGGCAATGAAACGCCCTTTGTCGAGGCTGTACCCGCGCGTTTCGATCGTGATCTGCCAGCGCTTGTCGTCCAGCTGTTCGAAACCATAGAGCTGATAGAGCGCGCCGGGCTTATGAGCGTGAGGAAGTGCCGAGGCGGAAGCCGTGCCGCGCACGGGAATGGGCCTGTCGGGCCCTTCAAGCTGTCCGGAAATCAGGCGATGCTCATGGCCGTGCAGGATCAATTCCGCGCCCTGGCGTTTCAGGACCGCGCGCAGGCGTTCTCCATCGCGCAGGGCCTTCCTGGGCTTGCTGACATCCGGAAGGGGGCTGTGGTGCAGCAGGACCACGCGGACGCTTTGCCGTGTTTCCTGCAAGAGGCATTCCAGGGCCGCGCACTGTTGCTCGCCCAACGCGCCGCTGGCCAGGCCGGGCGCTGTCGGCAGGGCCGTGGTCAGGCCGATCAGGCTGAGGGGGCCGCGCCTGCGCAGGTAGGGGAAAGCGGGTTCAGCCTGGCTGTCATCTCCGCTCATGTACGCTTTCCAGGCTTCAAGGCCCTGGCTTTCCGGGACCCGGACGTAGGCATCGTGGTTTCCGGGCACGACGGAGACCTGCGCGGGCGGTCCCAGGGCGTTGAGCCAGTCCGCTGCCATGCGGAATTCAGCAGGCAGGGAGATATTCACCAGGTCCCCGGTGACGGCGATCTGGTCGGGGGCTTGCTGCAGCAGATCGGCGGACAGCTGCTCGAGCACTTCACTCCGGTGTATGTGGCGCCGGCGCTTCTGCCAGGAAAGCCAGCCCAACAGGCGCTTTCCAAGCAGGTCCTTGATATGGGGCCTGGGCAGGGGCGGCAGGTGGATGTCGGATATGTGCGCCAGCCTGTACAAGACGGCCTGTCCTTTTCAGTTGCGTGCGGTGCCCTGTTCGTTGGCGCGTTCTGCCAGGATCGACTCCACCAGGTCCAAGTCTTCAGGCTTGTCGACATCTATGGCGGCTTCAGCAATCGGCAGGATCGCGGCCCGTGCCTCTGCGCCCGCGATCCGGGACAAGGTCTGCAGTGCGTCCTGAAGACTGAGACGCTTTGCCAGATAGGCAATCAGGGTTCTTATGCCCACTCGCCGCGCGATACGCCAGGGCTTCTTGCGATCCTGCTCGACCGTTTGCCAGAAGGTCACGGCTTTCTGTGCGCGTGGCGTTAGAAGTGCGAAGAGATTGGCACCGCTGTAGGCTTCATCCCGGAATCGTAGATAGGTACGCCGGCTGTCGGGGTAGGCCGCCTTGAGAACAGCAGAGGGAGTCAGGCCGGCTACAATGTCCCCCTCGCTGCCAAGCGCCTGTCCGCAGAAGTTCTCGAGAATTTCATCGGTCAGCAGGGCATGATCGGCTGTCGTCACCAGCAGGGGACTGTCGCTGTGCCACTGCCGGGCACAGAAGTCAGAGACACTGGCGCTGGGTGAGGGGGCACTGCGCAAGGCATGAAGGCGCCCTTCCGCATGCAGATTGGTCAGCAGGGGAAGTGTCTCCACCGCAGTGGGATCTGGCAGACTGATGAAGATCTGCTGGATTCGGGGGCTGCGTGCCAGGACCTCGACCACACGCTGCAGCATGGGTATGCCGCCGACCGGGGCCATGCATTTCAGCTCGACACCGCAATGCTGCGCCAGGGGGTCTGAACCGGGGCGTTGTCCGGCAAGGACCAGTGCCGTGAAGCGCTGCGTCTCTCCACTCACGCCAATTCCTTTTCGTAGAGCCGGTAGGTCTTGTCGGCCCGGCCTCCGACGGTTTCAATCAGGCGCCGCGTGGGCCTGTTATTTTCAAGAACCCAGGAAAGTTCGGCGCGCTTCTTTCCATTGGCACGATGGTAACTGTAAACCCTGTCGATCACACCGAGCGCCAGGGCAGCGCCTTGAGAGGAATTCTGGTACTTCCGGCGCACACCCATCAAGGGCATACGGCCACTCTCGCACTGGGAAAACTTCAGGCGCCAGAGCAGCTTGGCCCAGCCGAAAGGAAGCAATTTCCCGTCCAGGTCCGCAGCCAGGTGATGGACGTCCGGCAGAGTGACCGTCATGGCCGCCGGCTCGCCATCGTATTCGGCGATGCAAACGAACTCCGGCTTTATGATGGGCTTCAGGCTCTTTGCCATGTTCTCGATCTCTGCAGAAGTCATGGGAACAAAGCCCCAGTTCTGCGACCAGGCATCGTTGAAGATGTCCACAATCAGCTGCAGGTCCTGCCTGTAGTGTTTCATGTCCAACGCTCGCATGTGGAGCTTCGGGTCGCTCGCTATCTTGTCGACCAGCATCCGGGCGCGCGGTGGCAAGGGGGCAGTAACGTCGATGTCATAGGCCAGCAGGTCCATCGCCTTGTGGTAGCCGGCCTGCGCCACATGGCTGGCATAATAGGGTCTGCTGTGTCCCATCATCAGCGCCGGCGGCCTGTCAAACCCTTCCACCAGCAGGCCGCATTCGTCGTTGACCGACAGGCTGTAGGGGCCGGTAATTCGCTTCATGCCGCGCGCCTTCAGCCAGGTCTCGGCTGTTTGCAGCAGGGCTTCGAAAAGGGCGGGATCGTCCTGGCCCTCGAGAAAGCCGAAATGTCCGGTGGCATCCTGGTAGCGTTCCAGCCAGGCCTGGTCGATCTGCGCCGAGATCCGTCCGATGGGTTTGCCCTTGCGCCAGGCGACCCAGAATTCCGCTTCGGCATGCTGGAAATAGGGGTTCTTGTCTTGCGACAGGTGGAGCCGTCGCTC
This window harbors:
- a CDS encoding metallophosphoesterase family protein, translated to MYRLAHISDIHLPPLPRPHIKDLLGKRLLGWLSWQKRRRHIHRSEVLEQLSADLLQQAPDQIAVTGDLVNISLPAEFRMAADWLNALGPPAQVSVVPGNHDAYVRVPESQGLEAWKAYMSGDDSQAEPAFPYLRRRGPLSLIGLTTALPTAPGLASGALGEQQCAALECLLQETRQSVRVVLLHHSPLPDVSKPRKALRDGERLRAVLKRQGAELILHGHEHRLISGQLEGPDRPIPVRGTASASALPHAHKPGALYQLYGFEQLDDKRWQITIETRGYSLDKGRFIAVSDAPAILDPAHA
- a CDS encoding nucleotidyltransferase family protein, which codes for MSGETQRFTALVLAGQRPGSDPLAQHCGVELKCMAPVGGIPMLQRVVEVLARSPRIQQIFISLPDPTAVETLPLLTNLHAEGRLHALRSAPSPSASVSDFCARQWHSDSPLLVTTADHALLTDEILENFCGQALGSEGDIVAGLTPSAVLKAAYPDSRRTYLRFRDEAYSGANLFALLTPRAQKAVTFWQTVEQDRKKPWRIARRVGIRTLIAYLAKRLSLQDALQTLSRIAGAEARAAILPIAEAAIDVDKPEDLDLVESILAERANEQGTARN